The window CGGCGGACGCGGCGGCGTGGATCGAGGGCTTCGTCGGGGGCGGTTCCGGCGGCGGGATGCTGCTCGTGCACGACGAACGGCTCCTCGGCCTGGTGGACGCCTGGCTCACCGGGGTCCCGGCGGACGCGTTCACGGACGTACTGCCCCTGCTGCGGCGGACGTTCTCGGCGTACGAGCCGGGGGTGCGCCGGACGCTCGGCGAGCAGGTGCGGCGCGGGCCGGGGCGCCGGAGGAGCACGGTGGCCGGCGGTTCCGGCATACCCGGCTTCGCCGACGACCTCGACAGCGACCGAGCGGACGCGGTGCTCCCGGTGCTGCGGCTGCTCCTCGGCCTGGACGGCGACCGCGACCGCGACGGCGACGGCGACGGCGACGGCGACCGCGACGGCGACCGTGACCGCGACGGCGATGGCGCCCACGATGGTGATGGCCGCCGGGTGCATACCGATGACGACCTTGTGGGGGTGGCGGGATGACGACCGAACGACTGCGCGAACCGAGGCGGGTCGCCGACGCGATGGACACCGTGGTGGGCACCGGGGACGGGCGCGGTCCTGGCCGCGGGGCGCGTTCGGGCAAGCGCCCGGCGACCGTGACGGTGATGCCGCTCTGGGCCAGGCCTCGGGCGGGGGCGCGCGGATGACGAGCGGGGCGGGGACAAGGGCGGCATCAGGGGCAGAGGCGGACGCGGGGGACGACGGAGCCGGCGAACGGCTGCGACGCTGGCGGCTCGTGCTCGGCGGGGACACGGCGGACGGCACCGGGCGCACGCTCGGCGGACGGGACGCGGCGATGGACCAGGCGTTGGCCGCGCTGTACGGGAAGGGGGACAGGGCGCGGGCGGGGCAGGACCGTTCGGCGGGGCTCGGGGCGTCGGCGCCGTCCGTGGCCCGGTGGCTGGGGGACATCCGGACGTACTTCCCCTCCTCCGTCGTCCAGGTGATGCAACGGGACGCCATCGACCGGCTCGGTCTGTCCGCGCTGCTGCTGGAGCCGGAGATGCTGGAGGCGGTGGAAGCGGACGTACACCTCGTCGGCACTCTCCTGTCCCTCAACAAGGCCATGCCCGAGACGACCAAGGAGACCGCGCGGGCCGTCGTGCGGAAGGTGGTCGAGGACCTGGAGAAGCGGCTCGCGACCCGCACCCGGGCCACCCTCACCGGCGCCCTCGACCGCAGCGCCCGCGTCAACCGGCCGCGCCACCACGACATCGACTGGAACCGCACGATCGCGGCCAACCTCAAGAACTACCTGCCGGAACACCGGACGGTCGTGCCCGAGCGGCTCATCGGGTACGGGCGGGCCTCGCGGTCGGTGAAGAAGGAGGTCGTCCTCTGCATCGACCAGTCCGGGTCGATGGCGGCCTCCGTCGTCTACGCGTCGGTGTTCGGGGCGGTGCTGGCGTCCATGCGGTCCCTCAGCACCCGGCTCGTCGTCTTCGACACGGCGGTCGTGGACCTCACCGACCAGCTCGACGACCCGGTCGACGTCCTCTTCGGCACCCAGCTCGGCGGCGGCACGGACATCAACAGGGCCCTCGCGTACTGCCAGTCGCAGATCACCCGGCCCGCGGACACCGTGGTCGTGCTCGTCAGCGACCTCTACGAGGGCGGGATACGCGAGGAGATGCTGAAGCGGGTGGCGGCGATGAAGGCGTCGGGGGTGCAGTTCGTGACGCTGCTCGCGCTCTCCGACGAGGGGGCACCGGCATACGACCGCGAACACGCGGCGGCCCTCGCGGTGCTCGGCGCACCCGCGTTCGCCTGTACGCCCGACCTCTTTCCGGAGGTGATGGCGGCGGCGATCGAGAAGCGGCCGCTGCCGATACCGGACAGCGCGTGAGGGGCAGGCCGAGGACGCCGAGGGGCGGGGACGTCGGCTGTGACCGACGTGGCAGTCGGTAACCGGACAAGGGTGGTTGAAAAGAGGACATGACCACGCGTCGGTGACACGGGGCTTGCGTGACGGCGGGAGTCCCGTGCGAGGATCGGCAGCGCTTCACAGCCTTCACACGGGTGTTCGCATCTCGCGCGTCTTCGCCCCCGTGCTCCGCCGTTCCGTCGCACGGGAGGGTCCTCCCCGTCTTGACCGCAGCAGCCCCGATCCCCGGTGCCGGTGCCGTCCTGCGCGTGACGCGTGGGGCCGCCGGGCGCCGTGCGGTGCGGGTGGGACTGCTGGTGGGCGGGCTGTTCGCGCTGGGTGTTCTGTGCGGGGCGCGGGCGAGCGCGGCGGACGAGGGGGCGCCGGTTGTGTCCTCGCTCCCGGCTGCCGGTACCGCTACCGGGACCGATCGGGCCGTCCGGCCGGTCGGCGAGTCGACGGCTCGGCCCGTGACCGAGGTGAACGCTCCCTCGATCGAGGGGACCGCCGCCCTGGCCGATCGGGCCGTCCCCCTGACCGAGCGGATCGCTCGACCGGTCATGGCGGACGTCGCCCAGCCGGTGACCGACCCGGTACTGCGGCCGGTGGCCGAGCAAGTCGTGCAGCCGGTGGCCGAGCGCTTCGCACAGCCGGCCACCGCGCATGTCGTGCGGCATCTCGTGGACGACCTGGTACAGCCGGCCGTCGAGGCGGTCGTGCGGCCCGTCGTCGACGATGCCGTGCAGCCGGTCGTCCCGCCCGTGTTACGGCCGGTCACCGAAGGGTCGTCCGGGATGCCGGTGCTGCCCACGGTGCCGGGGCTTGCCGAACCGTCCGGGTGGACGACGTCGCCGGTGGAGGCTTTGCCCGTCGAGGCGACGCCGCGGGAACCGGGCCGAGCGGTGGCCGGAAACCCGGGCGCGACCGTCGACGGTGACGGCGGGACGGGTGGGCAACGGGGTTCCGTTCCCCCGTCCGTCGCGTTCGGGCCGAAGCGCGTCGTCAACGGATCGGTGCTCGTGTCGGCTCCTCGCCGCGACGCCGGGGTCGGGGACGCGCCCGTCGTGCGGGGGTCCGCGCACCGGAGCCCCGGCGGTCTTTCGACCGGTGCCCTCGGCCGCCACTCCGCTGTCGACAACGGCGGGCCCCGGCACGTGGAGGCGTCGACCGTCGCCTCGCTCGGCCGGGCGCCGCTGAGCGTCGTACCCGGCGCCCCTGCGGCCGATGTCCGGGACCGGCACCGGGACATCGCCGAGTTCCCCGGCTAGCGCCGGTCCTCTCTTCCGGAGGACGGTCGCCCTCCCCTCGCGGAGCCCTGGCTCCAGGAGGCATGGAGATCTACCGGTCGCGGCTCCACAAAAACATCCGGCCACCCCCGCGCGAAACGGGCACCGGCACCGGCAACGCCACCGGCGCCCCCGGAAGCCGACCCCGGCCCCGCCCCCGTAGGCGCGGCTGCGGGAGCGGCCACAGACAACCGACCCACGACTCGAACCCGGAACGGCCGAAAGCCGTCGGCCCGGTCCGGGCGGGAGTCGGGGACGGTGGCGGACGGTCTCCGATCGGGGAGGAGATCACCCGCCAGGGGCCCTTCGGCGTCAGTGAAGGGCCTCGTAGGGACCTCACCGGACGTACCCCCGTTCGGTGAGGTCCCGCATACGCGGCACGCGGTGCCAGTGCGGGCGGCATCATGTGACAGGTATCACCGCTCAGGTGTGACCCGCGATTTAGGGGCCTCCCGGAAGCAGCGATAACCTGCGAGACGGACATGCCGCGCGCTCGGACATCGTGTGCGCCTCCCTTGTGACTCACGGCGGACGTCACGTTGCCCTTCGCGGCACGCCCACGCATCCAACGAACCGCTAGCTCACTGATAGGGACGGACGCGCGTGGACCTGTTCGAGTACCAGGCGAGGGACCTCTTCGCCAAGCACGATGTACCGGTGCTGGCCGGTGAAGTCATCGACACGCCTGAGGCGGCTCGCGCAGCCACCGAGCGTCTGGGTGGCAAGTCCGTGGTCAAGGCCCAGGTGAAGGTCGGTGGCCGAGGCAAGGCCGGCGGCGTGAAGCTCGCGGCGACCGCCGACGAGGCGGTCGAGCACGCGACCAACATCCTCGGCATGGACATCAAGGGCCACACGGTCCACAAGGTGATGATCGCCGAGACCGCTCCCGAGATCGTCGAGGAGTACTACGTCTCGTACCTCCTCGACCGCACCAACCGCACCTTCCTCTCCATCGCCTCCGTCGAGGGCGGCATGGAGATCGAGGAGGTGGCGGCCACCCGCCCCGAGGCCGTCGCCAAGACGCCGATCGACGCCAACGAGGGTGTGACCGAGGAGAAGGCCCGCGAGATCGTCGCGGCCGCGAAGTTCCCGGCCGAGGTCGCCGACAAGATCGTGAACGTCCTCGTCAAGCTGTGGGACACCTTCATCAAGGAGGACGCCCTCCTCGTCGAGGTCAACCCGCTGGCGAAGGTCGCCTCCGGCGACGTCATCGCCCTCGACGGCAAGGTCTCCCTGGACGAGAACGCGGACTTCCGCCACCCCGACCACGAGGAGTTCGTCGACCACGCGGCCGCCAACCCCCTCGAGGCCGCGGCCAAGGAGAAGAACCTCAACTACGTCAAGCTCGACGGTGAGGTCGGCATCATCGGCAACGGCGCGGGTCTCGTCATGAGCACCCTGGACGTCGTCGCGTACGCCGGTGAGAACCACGGTGGCGTCAAGCCCGCCAACTTCCTCGACATCGGCGGTGGCGCCTCCGCCGCCGTCATGGCGAACGGCCTGGAGATCATCCTGGGCGACCCGGACGTCAAGTCCGTGTTCGTCAACGTCTTCGGTGGCATCACCGCCTGTGACGAGGTCGCCAACGGCATCGTGCAGGCGCTGCAGCTGCTCAAGGACAAGGGCGAGGAAGTCACCAAGCCCCTCGTCGTCCGCCTCGACGGCAACAACGCCGAGCTGGGTCGCAAGATCCTCTCCGACGCCAACCACCCGCTGGTCCAGCGCGTGGACACCATGGACGGCGCGGCCGACAAGGCCGCCGAGCTCGCGGCCGCGAAGTAAGGGACGAGGGACAGAACAGCCATGGCTATCTTCCTCAACAAGGAATCCAAGGTCATCGTCCAGGGCATGACCGGTGCCACGGGCATGAAGCACACCAAGCTCATGCTGGCCGACGGCACGAACATCGTCGGTGGCGTGAACCCCCGCAAGGCGGGCACGACCGTCGACGTCGACGGCACCGAGATCCCGGTCTTCGGCACCGTCGCCGAGGCGATCGAGAAGACGGGCGCGAACGTGTCCGTCCTCTTCGTACCGCCGGCCTTCGCCAAGGCCGCCGTCGTCGAGGCCATCGACGCCGAGATCCCGCTCGCGGTCGTCATCACCGAGGGCATCGCGGTCCACGACTCGGCCGCGTTCTACGCGTACGCCGGTTCCAAGGGCAACAAGACCCGGATCATCGGCCCGAACTGCCCGGGTCTGATCACCCCCGGCCAGTCGAACGCCGGCATCATCCCCGGCGACATCACCAAGCCGGGCCGCATCGGTCTCGTCTCGAAGTCCGGCACGCTGACGTACCAGATGATGTACGAGCTGCGGGACATCGGCTTCTCGTCGGCCGTCGGCATCGGTGGCGACCCGGTCATCGGCACGACGCACATCGACGCGCTCGCCGCGTTCGAGGCCGACCCCGACACCGACCTCATCGTGATGATCGGTGAGATCGGTGGCGACGCCGAGGAGCGGGCCGCCGACTACATCAAGGCGAACGTGAAGAAGCCGGTCGTCGGTTACGTCGCCGGCTTCACCGCGCCCGAGGGCAAGACGATGGGCCACGCCGGCGCCATCGTCTCCGGCTCCTCCGGTACGGCCGCCGCGAAGCAGGAGGCCCTTGAGGCCGCCGGCGTCAAGGTGGGCAAGACGCCCACCGAGACGGCCAAGCTCGCGCGCGAGATCCTCGGCGGCTGATCTTCGGCTCCGCCGAGCCTTCTGCGGGCCCGCATCCCCTGTCGGGGGTGCGGGCCCGCTGGCGTTCCCGGGGCCGGCTTCGGCCCGCGCCCCGGCTCAGTGGGCCTCCGGGTGCAGCCGTTCCGGTCCGGCGGCGGTCTCGGCCCGCAGTTTGGCCCGGAGCTTCTGCTGGGGCGGGGAGAGCGGGCCGGGGGCCGCTCGCGGAGGGACGCCGTGGATCGGGACACCCGGGGGGACCGGGGCCTCGTAGTGGTCCGGGGCCGTGTACAGCGTGAGGGCGGTGGTGGTGAGCAGGAGGGTGGTGAAGGCGATGGCGGCGTGGATCCAGCGGCGGGCGCGCAGTTCGGCCCGGGCGCGGAGGGCGGGGGGCCTGGCGGGGCCCGGACGGACGTCGCGGGGGAGCGCGGCCAGGAGGCGGCCGAGGTCGTCGGCCGCCACCGGCTCCGGGAGCCGCTCGGTGCCCCTGGTGCGGGCGTGGAGCAGCCGGCCCGCCGCGGCGGGTGTGCTCGACTCCGTCTCGGCGGCCGTGTCGGGCAGGTCGAGGCCGACGCCGTCGTAGAGGAGCAGGGTGCGGCGGTACGGGGGAGGCAGTTCGAGCAGTGCGGACAGCAGGGCGCGGTCGGTGGGGTCGGCCGGCTGCGGTTCGAGGTGCCGCCGGGGGCGGGGGCGCAGCCGGTGCCAGGGGGAAAGGGCGTACTCGTGGGCCGCCGCCCGCACCCAGCCCGCCGGGTCACGGTCGACGGCCACCTCCGGCCAGCGGTGCCAGGCGAGTTGAAAGGCCCGCTCCACCGCCTCGCGCGCGAGCCGCTGCTGCCCGGTGAGTAGATAGGTCTGCTGTACGAGGGCGGGGGCGCAGTACGCGTAGAGCGCGTCGAAGGCCTGGCCGGGTGTCAGGGGCGGCGGTGCCGGATCCGAGAGGTCGGCGTCGGCGCGGGCGGCGTCGTCCGGGCGGAGCGGCTGTCGGTACCACTCGCCTCCGTCGCGGCGTCCGTCCGGGTCACCGCGTCCGTCGTCGTCACGGTGCCCGATGGCGGCCCGGGTCCGGGGCCCACGCCCGGTCACCGGATCGCCTCCCTCAGAAGCGACCCCGGAAACGACCTCCGTTGGACCGATCTGCGTACGAAAAAGCACATAAGAACATATTGGGCGACACGTGCAGGAATCCTCCGTTACGCACCTGAAGCGCGTGTCGTTGGGAGCATGGCCGACGTGACACACGCGACCGACCCGAACGACCCGGCCGCGGGGCCGGGCCAGCACCCCGTCGGCCACGGCCGGTCGGCGCCTCCCACGGCCTCCGGGGTGCCCCCGAGGCCCGTGGCCTCCACGCCGTCCCTGTACTCGTCCGCGCCCCGGTCGCCGTTGTCGCCGCTGCTCCGGCGGGCGCGGCGGCGGTCCTCCGAGCTCGTCGCCGGGGTGCTGGGCGGGGCGCTGGCGGCAGGACTCGGACTGGGGGCGTTCGTCGCCCTCGTGACCGTGCTGTGGATCAGTTCGCCGTACCCGGACAGCGGGCCCGGCGGGGCACTGCACGTGGCGGCGGCGCTGTGGCTGCTCTCCCACGGCGTGGAACTCGTCCGCACCGACACGCTCTCCGGCGCCCCCGCGCCGGTCGGCCTCGTCCCGCTCTTCCTGCTCGCCCTGCCGGTGGTCCTGCTGCACCGATCGGCCCGCGACCACGCGGGCGACGGTTCCGGGGTGAGTGCTCGTGCGACGTGGGCCGGGCTCGTCATCGGTTACGTGACCGTCGGAGCGGCGGTCACGCTCTACGCCTCGGGCGGAGTGCTGCGGCCGTCGTGGTGGTGGGCCGTGCTGTGCGTGCCGCTGCTGGCGGCGCTCGCGGCGGGTACAGGGGTGTGGGCGGCGCGCGGGCGCCCCCGGCTGCCGCTGCCCACGCTCCTCGGCGGCGCCCCGAGGACGGAGTACCGACGGCAGGTCGCGGCGGCCGCCGGACGCGCCGCCGGGGCGGGCATGCTCGTGCTGGGCGGTGGTGGCGCTCTGCTGGTGGCCGTCTCCCTGGTGTGGCACGGCGGCGCGGCCCGCGCCTCCTTCCTCCAGCTCACCGAGGGGCTGTCCGGGCGGTTCGCCGTACTGCTCCTCTGCCTCGCCCTCGTCCCGAACGCGGCGCTGTGGGCGGCGGCCTATGCCCTCGGCCCCGGCTTCGTGCTGGGCGCCGGACACACCGTCGCCCCGCTGGAGGTGGCCGCCCCGGCAGTCCTTCTGCCCCCGTTTCCGCTGCTCGCGGCGGTCCCGGCGGGCGGGGGCATGTCCGTGTACTGGGTGGTGGGGGCGGTGCCGCTGGCCGCGGGGGTGACGGTCGGCTGGTTCACCGCGGCGCGGGCGGCCGCCGACCGGACGGCGCCGTGGTCCGCGGGGCGCACGGTCGTCGCGACCCTCCTCGCGGCCCTCCTGTCCGCCGTCGCCTTCGCCGTCCTCGCCCTCCTCGCCGGCGGGCCCCTCGGAGTGGCCGCGCTGACGGCCTTCGGACCGGTGTGGTGGCAGGCCGGCGGTGCGGCCGGGGCCTGGGTGGGTGTGGTGGGGCTGCCGGTGGCCCTGGTCGCGCGGTGGTGGCGGACGAGGCTCCGGACGAGGACGGACGCGTCCGGGGGGACCGGCCGGACGAGGACGTCGGCGGTGCCCGTGGCCAGGGAGGCGGGTGGGGCGGGGCAGGGGAAGACTCCGGGGGAGGCCGTGGGCGAGGGGACCGGACGGCGGAAGCGGTCGGGGGCGGCCGGAGTGTTCCGGCGCGGGGCGAGCGCCATCGGAGACGGGCCAACTGCCGGTGACACACCGGGCGGGCCCCGAACCGCATCCCGAACCGATTTCCGCACCGCCTCATCCCGAACCGATGCCCGAACCGATTCCCCCACTGGGTCCCGTACCGGGTCCCGGGCGGCCATGGGGCGGTCGACGGCGCCCCTCTCCGAGCCGCAACCTCATCCGCAGTCTCAGCCGCTCCCGAAGCGCCGCCGTCGATTCCCGACGTGGTTCACGGGAGCGAAGCACCGCCCGGTCGGGCCGTCGATCCCGGCCGACTCCTCGCCCGCCGTCGAGACCGGCGCCCCCGCCCCCGCCACGGACACCGCCCCCGACGCCGCCACCGGCACCGGTCCCGGCCCGGGACTCGGTAGTACCAGGGCCCTCACGCATGCCCCCAGCCACCCCAGCGCCCTCGCCACCGATGACACCCATGACACGGATCACACCGATCACACCGATCACACCGATTCCACCGACGCCCTGACGTCGTACGCCGCCGTCGATCCGTACGCCGACGAGTCCGCCGCCGTACCCCCGCCCGTCCGGGACCCCGACTCCCGCGCGGCCCGCTGGGCGGCGCTGCGCGAGGTGTCCGCACTCGACCGGGGCGCCCGGGACGACCGGGAACCCACCCCGCCCCCGCCCCCCAGCCGGGAGGAACCCGTATGACGAACCGAAGGCGCGCCGCCGATGACCATCGACGGCGCGCCTTCGCGCAGCTCTGCCCGGGGCGCTCCTACTGCGCGCCCAGAATCTGCCGCAGCGGGCCCTCCGGCAGGAGCTCCTTGCAGGCCTTCGCGGAGGTGGTCGTCAGGGAGTCGTTGACGCAGGTGTAGTAGTCCCGGTACACGAACTGGGCCGTGAAGGTGATGGCGACGATGGCGAGGGCGATCGTCGAGGTCACGAGGCCGCTGATGGCAGCCGTCCGCTGGGGCCGGCCGCTCGGCTCGGGTGCCGCCGGCCGGTCCGGGTCCGGGGTGGCGGGCTTGGCGCGCAGGGCGCTGACGGCCCAGTACACGGCCAGGGAGCCGAGCAGCAGGGCGACGTACGTCCAGGCGAAGAGGGCGAAGAAGAAGGCCCACATGCCGCAGAGCAACGAGTACCGCGCGCGGCGCTGGGCGGGGTCCGTCGGGTCCCAGCGCAGGCCGCTGCCCGGACCGCCCTCGGGGCCCTGGCCGGAGCCGCCGGGTCCACCCGGACCGCCCTGGCCCCCGGCGCCCTGACCGAAGGGTCCGCCGGACGAGCGGCCGGGCTGCCGGTCGCTCCACTGACTGCCCCACGGCGAGTGACCACCACCGCGCCCGGCTTCGTCGTCGGCACCCTGGCCGTCGGGCCGGCGTGGCCGCCACGGCCGGTCGGGCGAGCCCTCGGGCGGCGGCGCGAACGGGTTGTCGTCCGAAGCGCCTGCGCCCTGGCCCCGCCCGGGCTGCCCGGACTGCTCGGGGGTGTCCTCGCTCTCGCGCGGAGGCGTGGGCGAAGAACTCCGCTCGCGCAGCAGGAGCGGAGGAAGGCGGAAACTGCGGTCCGGCATCAGGAGTGCGTCTTCCCCTTGGTGAGTACGGCGGTGAAATCTACTGGTAGCGCATGAGCTGTCACTCCTTGAACGCCACACACGCCGACCGCGTTCCCGAGCCCACTCCTGGCAGACGCTACCTTCCGGCCACGCCCCCGTCCCACGGGGGCCGTCCGGTGTGCCGGTATCGTTGCTGACGGTCGGCCGCTTCGTAGACTTCCCCGTATCGGGGGACGCGAAGCATTCGTATGAAAGTACAAGTGCACGTGCGAGTACGGCGGACCTGAACGTTCTCCTGCGGAACCCGCAGAGGCAGTACCCGTAGAAGCAGCACCCGTAGAAGCAGTACCCGTAGAAAGGGCCCCACCGTGGCCGCCAAGCCCGTGGCCAAGCGCCTCGTCGTGTTGGTCTCCGGATCCGGCACCAACCTCCAGGCGCTGCTGGACGCCATCGCCGCGGCCGGTGTCGAGGCCTACGGCGCCGAGATCGTGGCCGTCGGAGCCGACCGCGGTGGCATCGAGGGGCTCGCCCGCGCCGAGCGCGCCGGGCTGCCGACCTTCGTGTGCCGGGTCAAGGACCACGCGACGCGTGACGAGTGGGACGCGGCGCTCGCCGACGCCGTCGCCGCGTACGAGCCGGATCTCGTCGTCTCCGCAGGGTTCATGAAGATCGTGGGGAAGCGGTTCCTGGCGCGGTTCGGCGGGCGGTTCGTCAACACCCACCCGGCCCTCCTCCCCAGTTTCCCGGGGGCCCACGGCGTGCGGGACGCGCTCGCGTACGGCGCCCGGGTCACCGGCTGCACCGTCCACTTCGTCGACGACGGCGTCGACACCGGGCCGATCATCGCGCAGGGCGTGGTGGAGGTCCGGGACGAGGACGACGAGAGCGCTCTGCACGAGCGCATCAAGGAAGTCGAGCGAAGGCTGCTCGTCGATGTCGTGGGGCGGCTCGCCCGCAACGGCTATCGCATTGAGGGACGAAAGGTAGTTATCCAGTGACCGCCGACAGCACTGTCACGGCCGGCCAGAGCGGCACGAGCGACCAGCGGGTCATCCGTCGCGCGCTCGTCAGTGTCTACGACAAGACGGGCCTCGAAGACCTCGCGCGCGGCCTGCACGAGGCGGGCGTCGAACTCGTCTCCACCGGGTCCACCGCCGGGCGTATCGCCGCTGCCGGTGTCCCCGTCACCAAGGTCGAGGAGCTGACCGGCTTCCCCGAGTGCCTGGACGGCCGGGTCAAGACCCTGCACCCCAAGGTGCACGCGGGCATCCTCGCCGACCTGCGCCTGGAGGACCACCGGCGCCAGCTCGCCGAGCTGGGCGTCGAGCCGTTCGACCTCGTCGTCGTGAACCTCTACCCGTTCCGGGAGACCGTCGCCTCCGGCGCCACCCCCGACGAGTGCGTCGAGCAGATCGACATCGGCGGCCCCTCGATGGTCCGCGCCGCCGCCAAGAACCACCCCTCCGTCGCGGTCGTCACCAGCCCCGCCCGGTACGCCGACGTCCTCGCGGCCGTGCAGCACGGCGGCTTCGACCTGACCACCCGCAAGCGGCTCGCGGCCGAGGCCTTCCAGCACACGGCCGCCTACGACGTGGCGGTGGCCTCCTGGTTCGCGTCCTCGTACGCGCCGGCCGACGACTCGCAGTTCCCCGACTTCCTCGGGGCGACCTGGGAGCGCGCGCACACCCTGCGCTACGGCGAGAACCCGCACCAGCCGGCCGCGCTCTACGTTTCCGGGACCGGCGGTCTCGCCGAGGCCGAGCAGCTGCACGGCAAGGAGATGTCGTACAACAACTACACGGACACGGACGCCGCGCGCCGTGCCGCGTACGACCATGACGAGCCCGCCGTCGCGATCATCAAGCACGCGAACCCGTGCGGGATCGCGGTCGGCGCGGATGTCGCCGAGGCGCACCGCAAGGCGCACGCGTGCGACCCGCTGTCGGCGTTCGGCGGTGTGATCGCGGTCAACCGGCCGGTCTCGAAGGAGATGGCCGAGCAGGTCGCCGAGATCTTCACCGAGGTGATCGTCGCGCCCGACTACGAGGACGGCGCGCTGGAGGCCCTCGCGAAGAAGAAGAACATCCGGGTGCTGAAGGCGCCGGGCGCGCCCGCCGCCCCGGTCGAGGTCAAGCCCGTCGACGGCGGCGCTCTCCTCCAGGTGACCGACCGGCTCCAGGCCGACGGTGACGACCCCGCCCACTGGACCCTGGCCACCGGGGACGCCCTGTCCGCCGACGAGCTGGCCGAGCTGGCGTTCGCCTGGAAGGCCTGCCGCGCGGTCAAGTCCAACGCGATCCTGCTGGCCAAGGACGGCGCCTCGGTGGGCGTCGGGATGGGCCAGGTCAACCGTGTCGACTCCGCCAAGCTCGCCGTCGAGCGCGCCGGGGCCGAGCGCGCGCGGGGCGCGTACGCCGCCTCCGACGCGTTCTTCCCCTTCCCGGACGGGCTGGAGATCCTGACCGCGGCCGGAGTCAAGGCCGTGGTGCAGCCGGGCGGTTCGGTCCGTGACGAGCTGGTCGTCGAGGCCGCGCAGAAGGCGGGCGTGACGATGTACTTCACGGGGACGCGGCACTTCTTCCACTGATCGGCTGCACTGATCGGCTGCACTGATCGGCTCCACCGAGCGCCGCGCCGATGGCGTGAGCCGAAGACGTGAGCCGATGGCGTGAGACGAAGGGTCCGTCGGGTACACCGGCGGACCCTTCGGCGTGTCCGCCTGGGGCGGGAGCATGCGGAATGGCCGATACCCCGGTGCACAGGCGTGGGCTCCGCTGCGAGGGTCGAGAGGTCCGTTCCGTCGACAGGGACTCAGGGGGTCGGTCATGCGCACCAGGGCGAGTGGTTCACGCCGGGCGGCGGCCGTAGGGGCGGTGCTCGCCGTCGCGTTCGGTACGGGGATGAGCGGCGCCACGGCCGCGAGCGCCGCCGGGGACGAGGCGGTGGTGCCCTGTCTCCGCGGGTACGTCTGCCTCCAGCCGCTGCTCGGCGCCCAGCCGGTCATGGTGAGAGAGGGCGACCGGGCCACGTACAGCCCGGCCCTGCGGGTCACCGCGGTCGTCAACGCCACGAACACGCCCTACTGCGTCGGCGGCACCCTGAGCTATCCGCTCGGGCCCGGCCAGACGCAGAGCTACGACCACGGCGTGAACCAGCTGTCACCGGCGAGCGGCAGCTTCTGCCCGCTCTGACACACCGAGGGCCGTGCCCCCGCGTACGGGAGGCACGGCCCCTCGGGTGCGGTGCCCGGCGCTCAGTAGCGCGGGCGGTTGAACCACGCCTTGCCGTTGGCGTTGCCGACGAAGACGGCTATCAGGATGCCCAGCACCAGGTGGACCAGGCCGATCAGGATGAACGGGAAGACGCCCAGGACCGCGGTGATGATGCCGAAGACCAGGGTGGCGACGCGTACGCCGTTGCCGCCGGACTTGAACTTCACGGCCATCATGACCGCGTAGACGAGCCAGGCCGCCGCGAATA is drawn from Streptomyces bottropensis ATCC 25435 and contains these coding sequences:
- a CDS encoding vWA domain-containing protein, yielding MTSGAGTRAASGAEADAGDDGAGERLRRWRLVLGGDTADGTGRTLGGRDAAMDQALAALYGKGDRARAGQDRSAGLGASAPSVARWLGDIRTYFPSSVVQVMQRDAIDRLGLSALLLEPEMLEAVEADVHLVGTLLSLNKAMPETTKETARAVVRKVVEDLEKRLATRTRATLTGALDRSARVNRPRHHDIDWNRTIAANLKNYLPEHRTVVPERLIGYGRASRSVKKEVVLCIDQSGSMAASVVYASVFGAVLASMRSLSTRLVVFDTAVVDLTDQLDDPVDVLFGTQLGGGTDINRALAYCQSQITRPADTVVVLVSDLYEGGIREEMLKRVAAMKASGVQFVTLLALSDEGAPAYDREHAAALAVLGAPAFACTPDLFPEVMAAAIEKRPLPIPDSA
- the sucD gene encoding succinate--CoA ligase subunit alpha — encoded protein: MAIFLNKESKVIVQGMTGATGMKHTKLMLADGTNIVGGVNPRKAGTTVDVDGTEIPVFGTVAEAIEKTGANVSVLFVPPAFAKAAVVEAIDAEIPLAVVITEGIAVHDSAAFYAYAGSKGNKTRIIGPNCPGLITPGQSNAGIIPGDITKPGRIGLVSKSGTLTYQMMYELRDIGFSSAVGIGGDPVIGTTHIDALAAFEADPDTDLIVMIGEIGGDAEERAADYIKANVKKPVVGYVAGFTAPEGKTMGHAGAIVSGSSGTAAAKQEALEAAGVKVGKTPTETAKLAREILGG
- a CDS encoding RNA polymerase sigma factor; this translates as MTGRGPRTRAAIGHRDDDGRGDPDGRRDGGEWYRQPLRPDDAARADADLSDPAPPPLTPGQAFDALYAYCAPALVQQTYLLTGQQRLAREAVERAFQLAWHRWPEVAVDRDPAGWVRAAAHEYALSPWHRLRPRPRRHLEPQPADPTDRALLSALLELPPPYRRTLLLYDGVGLDLPDTAAETESSTPAAAGRLLHARTRGTERLPEPVAADDLGRLLAALPRDVRPGPARPPALRARAELRARRWIHAAIAFTTLLLTTTALTLYTAPDHYEAPVPPGVPIHGVPPRAAPGPLSPPQQKLRAKLRAETAAGPERLHPEAH
- a CDS encoding DUF6350 family protein yields the protein MADVTHATDPNDPAAGPGQHPVGHGRSAPPTASGVPPRPVASTPSLYSSAPRSPLSPLLRRARRRSSELVAGVLGGALAAGLGLGAFVALVTVLWISSPYPDSGPGGALHVAAALWLLSHGVELVRTDTLSGAPAPVGLVPLFLLALPVVLLHRSARDHAGDGSGVSARATWAGLVIGYVTVGAAVTLYASGGVLRPSWWWAVLCVPLLAALAAGTGVWAARGRPRLPLPTLLGGAPRTEYRRQVAAAAGRAAGAGMLVLGGGGALLVAVSLVWHGGAARASFLQLTEGLSGRFAVLLLCLALVPNAALWAAAYALGPGFVLGAGHTVAPLEVAAPAVLLPPFPLLAAVPAGGGMSVYWVVGAVPLAAGVTVGWFTAARAAADRTAPWSAGRTVVATLLAALLSAVAFAVLALLAGGPLGVAALTAFGPVWWQAGGAAGAWVGVVGLPVALVARWWRTRLRTRTDASGGTGRTRTSAVPVAREAGGAGQGKTPGEAVGEGTGRRKRSGAAGVFRRGASAIGDGPTAGDTPGGPRTASRTDFRTASSRTDARTDSPTGSRTGSRAAMGRSTAPLSEPQPHPQSQPLPKRRRRFPTWFTGAKHRPVGPSIPADSSPAVETGAPAPATDTAPDAATGTGPGPGLGSTRALTHAPSHPSALATDDTHDTDHTDHTDHTDSTDALTSYAAVDPYADESAAVPPPVRDPDSRAARWAALREVSALDRGARDDREPTPPPPPSREEPV
- the sucC gene encoding ADP-forming succinate--CoA ligase subunit beta encodes the protein MDLFEYQARDLFAKHDVPVLAGEVIDTPEAARAATERLGGKSVVKAQVKVGGRGKAGGVKLAATADEAVEHATNILGMDIKGHTVHKVMIAETAPEIVEEYYVSYLLDRTNRTFLSIASVEGGMEIEEVAATRPEAVAKTPIDANEGVTEEKAREIVAAAKFPAEVADKIVNVLVKLWDTFIKEDALLVEVNPLAKVASGDVIALDGKVSLDENADFRHPDHEEFVDHAAANPLEAAAKEKNLNYVKLDGEVGIIGNGAGLVMSTLDVVAYAGENHGGVKPANFLDIGGGASAAVMANGLEIILGDPDVKSVFVNVFGGITACDEVANGIVQALQLLKDKGEEVTKPLVVRLDGNNAELGRKILSDANHPLVQRVDTMDGAADKAAELAAAK